GCAAGCCGATCATGAACACCGCGCTGCTTGGCGCGTTCGCCGGAGCGACCGGCCTGCTGTCCCAGGATAGTCTCGAAGCAGTCATTACGCGGAAATTCGGCGGCGAGATCGGCGAGCAGAACGTCGCCGCGACCAACGACGCCTTCACGGAGGTATCAGCATGAGCCAATCAGACGACCCATACGAGAACCTCACGATCACGACCGGTGCCGTCGTCGAACCGAACACCTCCCGAGTGAACAAGACGGGCTCGTGGCGGCAGTTCAAGCCCGTCATCGATGTCGACGCCTGTATCGCCTGCGGACAGTGTGATACGTA
The sequence above is drawn from the Halorhabdus sp. CBA1104 genome and encodes:
- a CDS encoding 4Fe-4S binding protein; translated protein: MSQSDDPYENLTITTGAVVEPNTSRVNKTGSWRQFKPVIDVDACIACGQCDTYCPDQAAKPVEGEDYYGFDLDYCKGCGICEEVCPTDAIEMVREVK